TACCCCTTGGGCCTGACCTTCGGGGGGCTGACCGCCCATAGCCTGGGTGACAGGACCCCGTGAATCCGAAGCCGTGCCAGGGGCATCAGCTGCCTGATTTTCGGTTGGGGCGGACGAAGGCTCATGGGGCATAGCCGCATCCGCCGAGGACTGATGGTCATGGGTTTCCATGTATCTCTCCTGAAAGAAATGTGGGATTATCGAAATCGAAATGTCTAAATAAAAATAATATTGTCTGTAAAACTCACCTAACTAACCGGGGTTATGGGCACAAATTCACCTTTACCCGAAATATCCACGATATCTCTGACCGTAAGAAACAAGAGCCTGGGAGACTTAAGGCCGTAGGCCTTAAATGACCATTTATAATCCAGATCAATGGAAAATCCATGGCCATTCCGGGTAATAACAAAATCCACGGGTAATTGACGGCGCTGCCCCATAAACTCCAAGATAGCCAGGGCATTTATCTGGTAGCGGGCATCATCCAGCCGGTTAAACGCCTTTACTTGGGTCAATTCAATACTTGATTCAGGATATTTCCGGATTTGCATGTAATCGGCCATGGCCTTATTCCGGTCGTTAAACCCAGTGTCAAAACAGCGGGTCTTGGCACTGGCCCTGGCATATGAAATGGTTTTGGCGTCAAAATCTATGCCCATTTGTGCCTCGACGCCCTGACGGGCCCATCCTTTAAAGGTATGCAATGGTGCATAAGCCGTAAAACCGACATCATAGTTGCCGGTTAATTGATAGTCTTCAACTGCAGGATTCATACGATTCTTTTTTTTCTTTGTCATACATTGTTGCTGCATTGGTATACATGTCGCTTTGCTGCTTTTTATCATTGCCGTTGTTATCCCCTTTGTTATCTATGGATCGGCATGACGGATCCCAGGACAAAATGCGGCTGGAATTCACTAAGATTCCAGCGGTATGGAAGATATGGATCATACCGGCCATAACCGGGGAAAGCATCCCCAACATGCCTAGCGCGGCACCTCCAAGATCAGTAGATATAGCAAAGTAGTGGTTCTGGTCAATAACTTTCATAGTTTGCCTACTTAAATTCCTTACTTTTATCAAACCTTCCAGATTAGAATCAGCAAGGGCAATGTCTGCAGCTTCCAGGGCTACTTCAGCACCACCGGCACCGATTGCCACGCCAATATCCGCACGAGCCAAGGCCAGAGCATCGTTTACCCCGTCACCCACCATGACCACCTGATGCGCTTTTTTCAGTTCCTCTACCCGGTCAGCTTTTTCCTCTGGCAACAGGGGGGCTCTGCAGTCATCAAATGGAAAGATATCCATCATGGTTTGAGCAACTTCTTTATTGTCTCCGGTTACTAGATGGATGGCCTTTACGCCATCGGCTTTCAAATAATTCAATACTGCTACGGCTTCAGGCCGGATGGGGTTAGCAATTCCCATCATACCCGTGGCACTGCCGTTCTTGGATACAAAGATAACGGTTCGGCCAAGCGCCCTTTGGACGGCAGCTTTTTTATCAAACCAGCGCAGATCCACCTCATGCTCTTCCATGAACTGCCGGTTGCCCACCAGGACCACTTCCTCGCAGCCGATATTGCACGACACACCTCGGCCGGCCTTGAACTCACAAACGGCATGGGCCTGCACAGACAAATTGCGTTTCTCGGCTTCGGCCAAAATGGCCCGGGCCATGGGGTGCTGATTATGAGACTCGGCCGTGGCTGCCAAAGAAAGA
This window of the uncultured Desulfobacter sp. genome carries:
- a CDS encoding YceI family protein, with product MTKKKKNRMNPAVEDYQLTGNYDVGFTAYAPLHTFKGWARQGVEAQMGIDFDAKTISYARASAKTRCFDTGFNDRNKAMADYMQIRKYPESSIELTQVKAFNRLDDARYQINALAILEFMGQRRQLPVDFVITRNGHGFSIDLDYKWSFKAYGLKSPRLLFLTVRDIVDISGKGEFVPITPVS